The Klebsiella sp. RIT-PI-d genome includes a region encoding these proteins:
- a CDS encoding glutathione S-transferase family protein, with amino-acid sequence MGQLVDGVWQDTWYDTKSTGGKFKRSTSAYRNWLTADGAPGPSGEGGFAAEKDRYHLYVSLACPWAHRTLIVRKLKGLEKFIPVSVVHPLMLENGWTFGDDFPDATGDMLYQHDFLYQLYLHADPHYSGRVTIPILWDKKNQTIVSNESSEIIRMFNTAFDALGARAGDYYPAALREQIDELNSWIYDDLNNGVYKAGFATSQQAYDEAVEKVFTSLSRLEQILGQHRYLTGDQLTEADIRLWTTLIRFDPVYVTHFKCDKHRISDFLNLYGFLRDLYQTPGVAETVNFAHIRHHYYCSHKMVNPTGIISIGPWQDLDEPHGRDARFA; translated from the coding sequence ATGGGACAACTTGTAGACGGTGTCTGGCAAGATACCTGGTATGACACGAAATCGACCGGGGGAAAATTTAAACGCTCCACTTCCGCTTATCGCAACTGGCTTACTGCCGACGGCGCACCGGGTCCCTCGGGAGAAGGCGGTTTTGCCGCGGAAAAAGATCGCTACCATCTGTATGTTTCTCTCGCCTGCCCGTGGGCGCACCGCACGCTGATCGTTCGTAAACTTAAGGGGCTGGAGAAGTTTATTCCTGTCTCCGTTGTTCATCCGCTGATGCTGGAAAATGGCTGGACCTTTGGCGATGATTTCCCCGACGCAACCGGCGATATGCTGTATCAACATGATTTTCTCTATCAGCTCTATCTCCATGCCGATCCGCATTACTCCGGGCGAGTAACTATTCCGATACTGTGGGATAAAAAAAATCAGACTATCGTCAGCAATGAATCGTCAGAGATCATCCGCATGTTTAACACCGCGTTTGATGCGCTGGGAGCCAGAGCGGGTGATTACTATCCGGCGGCACTGCGTGAGCAGATCGATGAGCTGAACAGTTGGATCTATGACGATCTCAATAACGGCGTCTATAAAGCGGGTTTTGCCACCAGCCAGCAGGCGTATGACGAGGCGGTGGAAAAGGTTTTTACTTCCCTGAGCCGTCTGGAGCAGATCCTCGGCCAGCATCGATACCTGACCGGCGACCAGCTGACCGAGGCAGATATTCGTTTGTGGACCACCCTAATACGCTTTGATCCGGTCTACGTAACGCATTTCAAATGCGATAAACACCGGATTAGCGATTTCCTTAATCTTTACGGTTTTCTGCGCGATCTTTATCAAACGCCAGGAGTTGCGGAAACAGTGAATTTCGCACATATCCGTCATCATTATTATTGCAGCCACAAAATGGTTAACCCGACGGGTATTATTTCCATCGGGCCATGGCAGGATCTGGATGAGCCTCACGGACGCGATGCCCGTTTCGCATAA
- a CDS encoding DoxX family protein, producing the protein MKKLEDVGILVARILMPILFIYAGWGKITGYAGTQQYMEAMGVPGFFLPLTILLEFGGGLAILFGFLTRTTALFTAGFTLLTAFIFHNNFAEGVNSLMFMKNLTIAGGYLLLAITGPGALSIDRLLNKKW; encoded by the coding sequence ATGAAAAAATTAGAAGATGTTGGTATTTTGGTTGCGCGTATCCTGATGCCAATCCTGTTTATTTATGCAGGCTGGGGTAAAATTACGGGCTACGCCGGTACTCAGCAATACATGGAAGCGATGGGCGTGCCGGGGTTTTTCCTGCCGCTGACCATTTTGCTGGAGTTTGGCGGCGGTCTGGCCATTCTGTTTGGTTTCCTGACCCGCACTACCGCCTTGTTTACCGCAGGCTTTACTCTGCTGACCGCGTTTATCTTTCATAATAACTTTGCGGAAGGCGTGAACTCGCTGATGTTTATGAAAAACCTGACCATTGCAGGTGGCTACCTGCTGCTGGCAATCACCGGTCCTGGGGCACTGAGTATCGACCGCCTGCTGAATAAAAAATGGTAA